A part of Candidatus Melainabacteria bacterium genomic DNA contains:
- a CDS encoding S-adenosylmethionine decarboxylase codes for MFGPHLLLEAYGSPREKLIDVGKISGLLDILPEKLEMTKIMPPYVFKYDGGNIKEDWGISGVVLIAESHIALHTFPEKEFFTLDIFSCKDFDVRFAVDFVLDTLEPVHFDETVLTRGREFPRSIGRAAKIVHGERRRIASVK; via the coding sequence ATGTTTGGACCACATTTATTGTTAGAAGCATATGGATCACCAAGAGAGAAATTAATAGACGTTGGAAAAATTAGTGGATTACTTGATATATTACCTGAAAAGTTAGAAATGACAAAAATAATGCCACCTTATGTATTTAAGTATGATGGTGGAAACATAAAAGAAGACTGGGGTATTAGCGGAGTAGTATTAATTGCAGAGTCACATATTGCTTTACATACTTTTCCAGAAAAGGAGTTTTTTACCTTAGATATTTTTTCGTGTAAGGATTTTGATGTTAGATTTGCTGTTGATTTTGTTTTAGACACACTTGAACCAGTTCATTTTGACGAAACAGTTTTAACTAGAGGAAGAGAATTCCCAAGATCTATTGGACGTGCAGCAAAGATCGTTCACGGGGAAAGAAGACGCATTGCTAGCGTAAAATAA
- a CDS encoding lysine--tRNA ligase, which yields MTQAESTQEISPRIRNQRLEKLERIKSLGINPYPYKFKRTHKASDLQIKYKDLTYGQETNDRVIVCGRIHNERNDWMFIDLYDDSGKIQLYLEKEKLDKRITELLPLLDKGDFIGASGNIFRTPRGELSVKVSELTLLCKSLLPLPEIIEGKKRHLGIHDIETRYRQRYLDLIVNPVPKETLKKRAKIISEIRNYLDLKGYIEIETPVLQTEAGGAEARPFVTHHNALDLDLYLRIATELHLKRLVVGGLEKVYELGRVFRNEGISTKHNPEFTSLELYEAYTDYNNMMDLTEDLIETICLKTLGKLQIEFQGKTIDFKKPWKRVSMLDLIKEHAKLDLSNSPGEKIIEVFDENVESKLIEPIFVKDYPLMVSPLAKKHRSIEGMVERFELYINGWEIANSFSELTDPLDQRKRLEEQAKRKLAGNHEAHPLDIDFITALEYGLPPTGGLGIGVDRLVMLLTNSASIRDVIAFPTMKPLA from the coding sequence ATGACACAAGCAGAATCTACTCAAGAAATATCTCCGAGGATTAGAAACCAGCGTCTTGAAAAATTAGAAAGAATAAAAAGTCTAGGGATTAATCCTTATCCTTATAAATTTAAAAGAACCCACAAGGCATCTGACCTTCAAATAAAATATAAAGATCTGACTTATGGTCAAGAAACTAATGACAGAGTTATTGTATGTGGAAGGATTCATAATGAAAGAAATGACTGGATGTTTATTGATTTATATGATGATTCTGGAAAGATTCAACTGTACCTTGAAAAAGAAAAGTTAGACAAGAGAATTACTGAATTATTGCCACTCTTAGATAAAGGAGATTTTATTGGTGCAAGTGGCAATATATTTAGAACACCACGTGGAGAGTTATCTGTTAAAGTTAGTGAACTTACACTTCTTTGTAAATCTTTGTTACCGCTTCCTGAAATTATAGAAGGAAAAAAAAGGCACTTAGGAATTCATGACATTGAAACAAGATATAGACAAAGATACTTAGATTTAATTGTAAATCCAGTACCAAAAGAAACTTTAAAAAAAAGAGCAAAAATAATTTCAGAGATTAGAAATTACTTAGATTTAAAAGGATACATTGAAATTGAAACACCAGTTTTACAAACAGAAGCAGGTGGTGCAGAAGCCAGGCCTTTTGTTACACATCATAATGCTTTAGATCTGGATCTTTATTTACGAATTGCAACTGAACTTCATTTAAAAAGACTTGTTGTAGGTGGACTTGAAAAAGTATATGAACTTGGACGAGTTTTTAGAAATGAAGGAATATCTACAAAACATAATCCTGAGTTTACTTCACTTGAATTATACGAGGCCTATACTGATTACAATAACATGATGGATTTAACAGAAGATTTAATTGAGACTATTTGTTTAAAAACATTAGGTAAGTTACAAATAGAGTTCCAAGGTAAAACAATTGATTTTAAAAAGCCATGGAAAAGAGTTTCAATGCTTGATCTTATAAAAGAACATGCAAAATTAGACTTATCAAATTCTCCGGGTGAAAAAATTATTGAAGTATTTGATGAAAATGTAGAATCAAAATTAATTGAGCCCATCTTTGTAAAAGATTATCCACTTATGGTTTCACCTCTTGCAAAAAAACATCGTTCTATAGAAGGCATGGTTGAAAGGTTTGAACTTTATATAAATGGTTGGGAAATTGCAAATAGTTTTTCAGAATTAACTGACCCACTTGATCAGAGAAAAAGATTAGAAGAACAAGCAAAGAGAAAACTAGCAGGTAATCACGAAGCTCATCCATTAGACATAGACTTTATTACTGCACTTGAATATGGCTTACCACCAACAGGAGGACTGGGGATTGGCGTAGACAGATTAGTTATGTTACTTACTAACTCAGCTAGTATTCGAGATGTAATAGCTTTTCCAACAATGAAGCCACTAGCTTGA
- a CDS encoding DUF561 domain-containing protein, whose protein sequence is MLNISNKEKILNALKSKKLVKIISGIRNYDKQKTLNIAIAAELGEATALDICDAPEIIKAIRASVQLPLFVSSVDPLKLIGAQYLGADVLEIGNYESFYKEGKMFTPSEILEIVKFIKKSITVETHSYAPLLCCTIPATLEIKNQIKLAKKLLDLGVDILQTEGFAFLTPVSDSKEQTYNDVLKAASTLANTIELRKALPNVNIICASGITLTTVPLALSCGASGIGVGNYINSIVSQIEMTEKVKEIMECVLSSYATTLKMTPIRI, encoded by the coding sequence ATGTTAAATATTTCAAACAAAGAAAAAATATTAAATGCATTAAAGAGTAAGAAGCTAGTAAAAATTATTTCTGGAATTAGAAACTACGACAAGCAAAAAACATTGAACATAGCAATTGCAGCTGAACTTGGAGAAGCAACTGCACTTGATATTTGTGATGCTCCTGAAATTATAAAAGCAATCCGGGCTTCTGTTCAGCTTCCACTTTTTGTTTCAAGTGTGGATCCTCTAAAGCTAATTGGAGCTCAATACCTTGGTGCTGATGTTTTAGAAATTGGTAATTATGAAAGCTTTTATAAAGAAGGTAAAATGTTTACCCCATCTGAAATTCTTGAGATTGTAAAATTTATAAAGAAATCAATTACAGTAGAGACGCATAGCTATGCGCCTCTACTGTGTTGCACTATTCCTGCAACACTTGAAATTAAAAATCAAATTAAACTAGCTAAAAAATTGTTGGATCTTGGTGTCGACATATTACAAACCGAAGGCTTTGCATTTCTTACACCTGTTTCTGATAGTAAGGAACAAACTTATAATGATGTTTTAAAAGCTGCTTCCACATTAGCAAACACAATTGAGCTTAGAAAAGCTTTGCCAAATGTAAACATTATTTGTGCAAGCGGGATTACTTTAACAACAGTCCCTCTTGCTTTATCTTGTGGAGCAAGTGGTATTGGAGTTGGAAATTATATTAATTCAATTGTAAGTCAGATAGAAATGACTGAAAAAGTAAAAGAAATAATGGAATGTGTTCTATCCAGTTATGCTACAACTTTAAAAATGACACCCATAAGAATTTAG
- a CDS encoding SAM-dependent chlorinase/fluorinase, whose amino-acid sequence MQIITLTTDFGDVDPYSGVMKGVIHAIYPYVRIVDITHNISPQDILQASWVIESSYSYFPGGSIHVCVVDPGVGSLRKPLLIESRNYFFIGPDNGIFTSVLEKEEIKTITELTESKYWLSVISQTFHARDIFSPVAAYLAKGVSPGDFGTPLTKEGLIKLPSNSFLRTEKGCTGTVKYIDRFGNIITNIPDSIIPPKIQGKIKNIDFKGLVSSFSECEPNKFFAVKGSSGYIELFVNKGNIAKQIGAKIGDKVEVRFL is encoded by the coding sequence ATGCAAATAATTACTTTAACAACTGATTTTGGAGATGTAGATCCATATAGTGGTGTAATGAAAGGTGTAATTCATGCTATTTATCCATACGTACGTATTGTAGATATTACTCACAATATTTCTCCTCAAGATATATTACAAGCAAGTTGGGTCATTGAAAGTTCATATTCTTATTTTCCAGGTGGTTCAATTCATGTTTGTGTTGTTGATCCTGGGGTTGGAAGTTTACGTAAGCCCTTGCTTATTGAAAGTAGAAATTATTTTTTTATAGGACCTGACAATGGAATATTTACAAGTGTTCTTGAAAAAGAAGAAATTAAAACTATAACAGAACTTACTGAAAGTAAATATTGGCTGTCAGTTATTAGTCAAACTTTTCATGCTAGAGATATTTTTTCTCCAGTTGCTGCTTACTTAGCAAAAGGAGTTTCTCCAGGTGATTTTGGAACACCACTTACAAAAGAAGGTTTAATTAAACTACCATCAAACAGTTTTTTAAGAACTGAAAAAGGTTGTACTGGTACTGTAAAATACATAGATCGGTTTGGAAATATTATTACAAATATTCCTGATTCAATAATTCCACCTAAGATCCAAGGAAAAATTAAAAACATTGATTTTAAAGGGTTAGTTTCTAGCTTTTCTGAATGTGAGCCTAATAAGTTTTTTGCAGTTAAAGGAAGCAGTGGTTATATTGAGTTATTTGTAAATAAAGGTAATATTGCAAAACAAATTGGTGCAAAGATTGGTGATAAAGTAGAAGTTAGGTTTTTGTAA
- the queC gene encoding 7-cyano-7-deazaguanine synthase QueC translates to MIYYLLFTYPKTNSSNKIWNKMVSKNSFKKIVVLLSGGLDSSTLAYLASYKKKPCLNIRIYTLTFNYGQRHKRELKSAYKIAKRIQAVQHKVIKFDLTSWGGSSLTDIKTKVPQNRNLFKRNKKSLLTNKSIPNTYVPARNTIFLSFALAYAEALSADEIYIGVNSVDYSGYVDCRRKFIDKFRELAKVATVSGVQGKSVNIKTPLIKMTKSEIIKLGEKLGVDWSLTWSCYLGGKLACGLCDSCQLRLKGFAEAGIKDPLKYKHLPDFYKSGNW, encoded by the coding sequence ATGATTTATTATTTGTTATTTACATACCCTAAAACTAATTCTTCTAACAAGATTTGGAACAAGATGGTCTCAAAAAATTCTTTTAAAAAAATTGTTGTCTTGCTTTCAGGTGGGCTTGACTCTTCTACCTTAGCTTATCTTGCAAGCTATAAAAAGAAGCCTTGCTTAAATATTAGGATTTACACATTAACTTTTAATTATGGACAAAGGCATAAGAGAGAGCTTAAGAGTGCATATAAAATAGCTAAAAGAATTCAAGCAGTTCAACATAAAGTAATTAAGTTTGATTTAACTAGTTGGGGTGGTTCTTCTTTAACAGATATTAAAACTAAAGTACCTCAAAATAGAAACCTTTTTAAGAGAAATAAAAAATCATTGTTGACAAACAAATCAATTCCAAATACTTATGTACCTGCAAGAAATACTATCTTTCTTTCGTTTGCCTTGGCATATGCTGAAGCATTAAGTGCAGATGAAATCTACATAGGGGTAAACTCAGTTGATTATTCAGGCTATGTAGACTGTCGTCGTAAGTTTATAGATAAGTTTAGAGAATTAGCAAAGGTTGCAACTGTTAGTGGAGTTCAAGGTAAGTCAGTTAATATTAAGACACCATTAATAAAAATGACTAAGTCGGAGATTATAAAACTTGGTGAAAAGCTTGGCGTTGACTGGTCTTTAACCTGGAGCTGTTACTTAGGAGGTAAGTTGGCCTGTGGATTATGTGATAGCTGCCAATTACGTTTAAAAGGTTTTGCTGAGGCTGGTATAAAGGACCCCTTGAAGTATAAACACTTACCTGACTTTTACAAATCAGGTAATTGGTAA
- a CDS encoding DNA-3-methyladenine glycosylase has protein sequence MLKLLKCSFFERPTLTVAPELLGKTIVLRGKNKKERLGIIVEVEAYTKDDPACHAARGKTPRNEVMFSHGGYSYVYFIYGMYHCLNFVTEKKGIPGAVLIRALEIPNHDDVRIASGPGKLCEHLKITKAHNNINCCNEDSPLIVVNNPYYKNFSIVQAKRIGIREAAHLPWRWYIKDNLSVSKK, from the coding sequence ATGCTTAAACTTTTAAAATGCTCATTTTTTGAAAGACCTACGTTAACTGTAGCACCTGAGTTATTAGGGAAAACAATTGTCTTAAGAGGAAAAAATAAAAAAGAAAGATTAGGAATAATTGTTGAAGTTGAAGCTTATACAAAAGATGATCCTGCATGTCATGCAGCTCGTGGAAAGACTCCAAGAAATGAAGTGATGTTTAGTCATGGAGGTTATAGTTATGTTTATTTTATTTATGGTATGTATCATTGTTTAAATTTTGTTACTGAGAAAAAAGGAATACCAGGTGCTGTATTAATTAGAGCACTTGAAATTCCAAATCATGATGATGTTCGTATAGCAAGTGGTCCTGGCAAACTTTGTGAACATCTTAAAATTACAAAAGCTCATAACAATATAAATTGTTGTAATGAAGATAGCCCTTTAATTGTTGTAAACAATCCTTATTATAAAAATTTTTCAATTGTTCAGGCAAAAAGAATAGGCATAAGAGAAGCAGCACACCTGCCATGGCGTTGGTACATAAAAGATAATCTATCGGTTTCAAAGAAGTAA
- the gatC gene encoding Asp-tRNA(Asn)/Glu-tRNA(Gln) amidotransferase subunit GatC, translated as MITKEQVEHVAKLARLSLTKEEKELYTKQLSKILDYIDQLNTVNTKDIEPMTQPIPTVNVMREDIIKKQFEREEILKNAPHEEYGFFRVPKIGE; from the coding sequence ATGATTACTAAAGAACAAGTTGAACATGTAGCTAAACTAGCAAGATTAAGTTTAACTAAAGAAGAAAAAGAATTGTACACAAAACAACTTTCTAAAATTCTTGATTATATAGATCAGTTAAATACAGTTAACACTAAAGATATTGAACCTATGACTCAACCAATACCAACAGTTAATGTTATGAGAGAAGATATTATTAAAAAACAATTTGAAAGAGAGGAAATCTTAAAAAACGCACCACATGAAGAGTATGGGTTCTTTAGAGTACCAAAGATAGGAGAATGA
- a CDS encoding CTP synthase, with amino-acid sequence MTKYIFVTGGVVSSLGKGILAASLGCLLRARKFSVTIQKLDPYLNVDPGTMSPYQHGEVFVTEDGAETDLDLGHYERFIDTDLSQINNVTAGSIYQSVINRERTGDYLGGTVQMVPHVSNEIKERIRRAATTSGAEIVIVEVGGTVGDIEGLIFLEAIRQFRNDVGRENVAYVHATLLPNLKATSEIKTKPTQHGVEILRGKGVQPDILVCRTEKTIPKAIKEKLSLYTDVPIESVIECKDQKSIYEVPLALEKEGLAERILDKLCLVSSPPDLNSWQELVNKLKKPEGVNGKKLIKIAIVGKYVRLSDSYISVVEAINHASAHVGIETEIRWVLSDDLDNTTDLKDLFSDIEGVIVPGGFGDRGIEGKINAIKYARENKLPYLGLCLGMQCAVIEFARNVCGLTGANSTEFAPDTLHPVIDLMPDQESITQKGGTMRLGKYPCVLLPGSKSKTVYSEDNEIIYERHRHRYELNNFYRERLNLGGMTFAGISPDNTLVELIELKNHPWFVGSQFHPEFKSRPEKPHPLFLGFIKTILGLPLEKAVSNQQSAISSQQSAKS; translated from the coding sequence ATGACTAAGTACATATTTGTAACGGGCGGAGTAGTGAGTTCCCTCGGAAAAGGCATATTAGCTGCATCACTTGGTTGTCTCTTAAGAGCAAGAAAATTTTCAGTTACAATTCAAAAATTAGATCCTTATTTAAATGTTGATCCAGGTACAATGTCACCTTACCAACATGGAGAAGTTTTTGTCACTGAAGATGGTGCTGAAACAGATTTAGATCTTGGGCATTATGAAAGATTTATTGATACTGACTTAAGTCAAATAAATAATGTTACTGCAGGAAGCATTTATCAGTCTGTAATAAACCGTGAGCGAACAGGTGATTATCTAGGTGGAACTGTTCAAATGGTTCCACATGTCTCTAATGAAATTAAAGAAAGAATTAGAAGAGCTGCAACAACCAGTGGCGCAGAAATTGTTATTGTAGAAGTTGGTGGGACAGTTGGGGATATTGAAGGTTTAATTTTTTTAGAAGCAATTAGACAATTTAGAAATGATGTTGGAAGAGAAAATGTTGCTTATGTTCATGCAACATTACTACCCAATTTAAAAGCAACTAGTGAAATTAAAACAAAACCAACTCAACATGGTGTTGAAATTTTAAGAGGAAAAGGTGTTCAACCAGACATTTTAGTTTGTAGGACTGAAAAAACAATTCCAAAAGCTATTAAAGAAAAGTTATCACTTTACACAGATGTTCCAATTGAATCTGTAATTGAGTGCAAGGATCAAAAATCAATATACGAGGTTCCTCTTGCTCTTGAAAAAGAAGGCTTAGCTGAAAGAATCCTAGATAAACTTTGCCTTGTAAGTAGTCCTCCTGATTTAAACAGCTGGCAAGAACTTGTAAATAAGCTTAAAAAGCCAGAAGGAGTTAATGGGAAAAAATTAATTAAAATTGCAATTGTTGGAAAATATGTAAGATTATCAGATTCATATATTAGTGTTGTAGAAGCTATTAATCATGCTAGTGCACATGTAGGTATAGAAACTGAAATAAGATGGGTTTTGTCAGATGATTTGGATAACACTACAGATCTAAAAGATTTGTTTAGTGATATTGAAGGAGTTATTGTGCCAGGAGGATTTGGAGACAGAGGTATTGAAGGAAAAATAAATGCAATTAAATATGCAAGAGAAAATAAATTACCTTATTTAGGACTTTGTTTAGGAATGCAATGTGCTGTAATCGAGTTTGCAAGAAATGTATGTGGTTTAACAGGAGCAAATAGCACTGAGTTTGCACCAGATACTTTACATCCAGTAATAGATTTAATGCCTGATCAAGAAAGTATAACTCAAAAAGGTGGAACAATGAGGCTAGGAAAGTATCCTTGCGTTTTATTACCAGGTTCAAAATCTAAAACTGTATACAGTGAGGATAATGAAATAATTTATGAAAGGCACAGACACAGGTACGAACTAAATAATTTTTATCGTGAAAGGCTTAATTTAGGAGGAATGACATTTGCAGGTATTTCTCCTGACAATACTTTAGTTGAACTAATCGAATTAAAAAACCACCCATGGTTTGTAGGTAGTCAATTTCATCCAGAGTTTAAATCTCGTCCTGAAAAACCACATCCATTATTCTTAGGATTTATAAAAACAATTTTAGGATTGCCACTGGAAAAAGCAGTCAGCAATCAGCAATCAGCAATTAGCTCTCAGCAGTCAGCTAAGAGCTGA
- the hisB gene encoding imidazoleglycerol-phosphate dehydratase HisB encodes MQEKITNKRTSKIERKTNETSISCKLNIDGNGSGVIATGIPFFDHMLNQFKKHSFIDLDLSASGDLEIDAHHTVEDVGIVLGMAIKEALDDRQGIVRYANTKVPLDEACIECVLDLCTRPFIYYDLKFNKEKINDFELELNLEFWKALAFNAPFTLHLRQIAGANSHHIIEAAFKAFAIAFDQAKQIDLRIKGSRSTKGII; translated from the coding sequence ATGCAAGAAAAAATTACAAACAAAAGAACATCAAAAATAGAACGCAAAACAAATGAAACAAGTATAAGTTGTAAATTAAACATTGATGGTAATGGTAGCGGTGTAATTGCTACAGGAATACCTTTCTTTGATCATATGTTAAATCAGTTTAAAAAACATAGCTTTATTGATCTTGACTTAAGTGCAAGTGGAGATTTAGAAATAGATGCACATCATACGGTAGAAGATGTAGGTATTGTTTTAGGAATGGCTATAAAAGAAGCATTAGATGATAGACAAGGAATAGTTCGTTATGCAAATACTAAAGTGCCTTTAGATGAAGCATGTATTGAATGTGTTTTAGATCTTTGTACAAGACCGTTTATTTATTATGATTTAAAGTTTAATAAAGAAAAAATAAATGATTTTGAACTTGAATTAAATCTTGAGTTTTGGAAAGCATTAGCATTTAATGCACCATTTACACTGCACCTTAGACAAATTGCTGGAGCTAATTCACATCACATTATTGAAGCAGCCTTTAAGGCTTTTGCAATTGCATTTGACCAGGCAAAACAAATTGATTTAAGAATTAAAGGATCAAGATCTACAAAAGGGATTATATAA
- a CDS encoding alanine--glyoxylate aminotransferase family protein — MQDKSFLMIPGPTPVPETVLVELAKHPIGHRSKEFSDIFISCVNDLKWLGKTKDSDAFIYTASGTGAMEAAIANVISPGTKVLSLVIGIFGKRFSQIAQAFGASVEMMTVEPGKVINSKLLEEKLIQDKNKEIKVITVTHSETSTGAANDLETISKIVKNHGALLIVDAVTSLGCMNVEIDNWGLDIVISGSQKGFMIPPGLSFIYVSPKAWEYYKNSKSPKFYFDFGKHKKSLDEQTTPFTPNVSFVCALKKSFEIMKKEGLENIIKRHDGLKTRLRAGLKELNLKLLTEDKDSSAAITAIYPPNRVLVPDIRAAYKKDWDITVANGQDTLKDKIFRIGHLGFISDRDIEMTLAVTEKVFKKLM, encoded by the coding sequence ATGCAAGATAAATCCTTTTTAATGATCCCTGGCCCTACACCTGTTCCTGAAACAGTACTTGTAGAACTTGCAAAACATCCAATAGGACACAGATCAAAAGAGTTTTCTGATATTTTTATATCTTGTGTCAATGATTTAAAGTGGCTTGGAAAAACAAAAGACTCAGATGCATTTATTTACACTGCAAGTGGTACTGGTGCAATGGAAGCAGCAATTGCAAATGTAATTTCACCAGGCACTAAAGTTTTATCTTTAGTAATTGGGATTTTTGGAAAAAGATTTAGTCAAATAGCACAAGCTTTTGGGGCAAGCGTTGAAATGATGACAGTAGAACCAGGTAAAGTTATTAATTCAAAACTTTTAGAAGAAAAATTAATTCAAGATAAAAATAAAGAAATTAAAGTTATAACAGTTACACATAGTGAAACATCTACAGGTGCAGCTAATGATTTAGAAACAATTTCAAAAATTGTAAAAAATCATGGTGCCTTGTTAATTGTTGATGCAGTAACAAGTCTTGGTTGCATGAATGTAGAAATTGATAATTGGGGCTTGGACATTGTAATTTCTGGATCACAAAAAGGCTTTATGATTCCACCAGGGCTAAGTTTTATTTATGTAAGTCCAAAAGCTTGGGAATATTACAAAAATTCCAAGAGCCCAAAATTTTATTTTGATTTTGGAAAACATAAAAAATCTTTAGATGAACAAACAACACCATTTACTCCAAATGTTTCATTTGTTTGTGCATTAAAAAAATCATTTGAAATAATGAAAAAAGAAGGTTTAGAAAATATTATTAAAAGACATGATGGGTTAAAAACTAGACTAAGAGCTGGACTTAAAGAACTTAATTTAAAACTTCTTACTGAAGATAAAGATTCTAGTGCAGCAATTACAGCAATTTATCCACCAAATAGAGTTTTAGTCCCAGACATAAGAGCTGCCTACAAAAAAGATTGGGATATTACTGTTGCAAATGGGCAGGACACTCTTAAAGATAAAATCTTTCGTATTGGACATTTAGGGTTTATTAGTGACAGGGATATTGAGATGACATTGGCTGTGACAGAAAAAGTGTTTAAGAAACTTATGTAA
- a CDS encoding ABC transporter permease encodes MRTLFFGIAKIFLTTFLVASITFLLLYLVPGSPFVGNKSLPPETIANLEAKYNLNKPVYIQYLMYISSLFKGDLGPSLKYVNRSVSEILFSAMPVSFTLGFLALVISIPLGIIIGVMSAYFKNNVILLLLVLLGISLPNFLIGAILINIFGLKLKVLPVALWESPLHMILPVITLSFLPMAYIARIVRSQMLEQFGEEYIKTALAKGLPIHKIIFKHAFKNCLISLITILGPIIAILITGSFVVEYLFAIPGIGRYFVTAFTNRDYFLITGTAIVFSFILTTLNVVIDFLYKKIDPRIT; translated from the coding sequence GTGAGAACTTTATTCTTTGGTATAGCAAAAATCTTTTTAACAACTTTTTTAGTTGCATCAATTACATTTTTATTACTTTATCTTGTACCAGGAAGTCCATTTGTTGGAAATAAAAGTTTGCCACCAGAAACAATTGCAAACTTAGAAGCAAAATATAATTTAAATAAACCTGTTTATATCCAATACCTTATGTATATTTCTTCTTTATTTAAAGGTGATCTTGGACCATCATTAAAATATGTAAACAGATCTGTAAGTGAGATTTTATTTTCAGCAATGCCTGTATCTTTTACTTTAGGTTTTCTTGCACTAGTAATTTCAATACCACTTGGAATAATTATTGGGGTTATGTCTGCATATTTCAAGAACAATGTGATCTTGCTACTTCTAGTTCTTCTTGGAATCTCTTTACCTAATTTTTTAATAGGAGCAATTTTAATAAACATATTTGGATTAAAGCTAAAAGTTTTACCTGTTGCTTTATGGGAAAGCCCACTACATATGATTTTGCCTGTTATCACACTTTCTTTTTTGCCAATGGCTTACATTGCAAGAATAGTTAGATCTCAAATGCTTGAACAATTTGGAGAAGAATACATAAAAACAGCATTAGCAAAAGGACTTCCAATACATAAGATTATTTTTAAGCATGCATTTAAAAATTGTTTAATTTCTTTAATCACAATTTTAGGTCCAATAATTGCAATTTTAATTACAGGCTCATTTGTAGTTGAGTATCTTTTTGCAATTCCTGGCATAGGAAGATATTTTGTTACTGCATTTACTAACAGGGATTATTTTTTAATTACAGGAACTGCAATTGTTTTTTCATTTATTTTAACTACGTTAAATGTAGTAATTGATTTTTTGTATAAGAAAATTGACCCGAGGATTACATAA
- a CDS encoding HNH endonuclease, which yields MSDSNSKSRVLVLNASYEPLNICNWKRAVILIFKGKAEQIEHNGKVIYPNFHIPSVIRLRKYISVPHKEIPLTRKNLMYRDQFSCQYCGAKTSDLTIDHVIPRSRGGNDSWENVVASCQKCNVKKGDRTPKEVGMHLLKHPRTPYGHLYFEAKRLAVSVFPNWQKYIIGMTA from the coding sequence ATGAGTGATTCTAATTCTAAAAGTAGAGTTTTAGTTTTAAATGCATCATACGAACCATTGAATATTTGTAATTGGAAAAGAGCAGTAATTTTAATTTTCAAAGGGAAAGCTGAACAAATAGAACATAATGGGAAAGTAATATATCCTAACTTTCACATTCCTAGTGTAATAAGGCTAAGAAAGTACATAAGTGTGCCACATAAAGAAATCCCGTTAACACGAAAAAATTTAATGTACAGAGATCAATTCTCTTGTCAATACTGTGGAGCCAAAACAAGTGACTTAACAATAGATCATGTAATTCCTAGAAGCCGAGGTGGCAATGATTCTTGGGAAAATGTTGTGGCTTCTTGTCAAAAGTGTAATGTAAAAAAAGGAGATCGCACGCCAAAAGAAGTTGGTATGCATCTTTTAAAACATCCAAGAACTCCATATGGCCATTTGTATTTTGAAGCAAAAAGACTTGCAGTATCTGTTTTTCCAAATTGGCAAAAATATATAATTGGGATGACTGCGTGA